Sequence from the bacterium genome:
AAAGAAAATCACGCGGGCTGGTGGAACGGTTTCATCGGGCCGGGGAAGGCCTTGGACACCAGGCAGTTCTTCGTGGTCTGCGCCAACTACCTGGGCGGTTGCTACGGGTCCACGGGACCGCGCTCCCTCAACCCCCGCACCGGCAAACCCTACGCCGGTTCCTTTCCCGAGATCGGCGCTTCCGACATCGTCGATTCCCAGATCCGGCTGCTCGACCACCTGGGCATTCAGACGCTCCAGGCCGCGGTGGGGGGGTCCCTGGGGGGGATGCTGGCCCTCAACCTCGCCGTCCGCTATCCCTCCCGGGCCCGGACCATCGTCGTTCTGGCGTCGGGAATGAGGGTCCCGGTTCTCCAGAGGATTCTCAACCTGGAGCAGATCTATGCCATCGAGGAGGACCCTAATTTCCGGGGAGGAGACTACTACGGGGGACCGCTGCCGAGGCAGGGTCTGACGCTGGCCCGGATGATTTCGCACAAGACCCTGGTCTCGCTCGATACGCTCTCCCGCCGGGCCAAGCGGGAGATCCCGCATCCCTCCCGGGACATCCGCCGCTACCGGATCGGGCACCGGGTGGAGTCGTACATGCTGCACCAGGGGAAGACCTTCGTTCGCCGCTTCGACGCCAACACCTACCTGCGGATCGTTTCCGCCTGGCAGCATTACGATCTGGCCGCCGCTGCCGGTGCCAAGAATGCGTCCGCGGCCGTGCGTCGCTGCCGCGGCCAGCGCTTCCTTATCTTCAGCATCGACACCGACGTCTGTTTCTACCCTGAAGAGCAGGCGCTGCTCGCCGCCGAATTGGGGAAGGCCGCCATCCCCTACCAGCACATCACCGTCCATTCTTCCAAGGGTCACGACGCCTTTCTTCTGGAACCGAGCCTCTTCACCCCCCACCTCTCCTTTGCCCTGCAGGGGAAATGGTGAACGGTCCCGCCCGTCTGCGAAAAATCTGGAATTTCCCGGTTCGAGCACGTAAGGTGCTAGCGTTTCCGCCACGGTGAATATCAAGGAGGTTTTCGGTGAGCGAAATAACCACGATCAAGGCCCGGGAGATCCTCGATTCCCGGGGGAACCCCACCGTCGAGGTGGACGTCAGCCTGGGTTCGGGCGCCTTCGGGAGAGCTTCGGTGCCTTCCGGGGCTTCCACCGGGGAGCACGAGGCCCTGGAACTGAGGGATAAGGACCCGGGACGCTACCAGGGGAAAGGCGTTCTCACCGCGGTCGCAAACGTCGAAAACGTCCTGGGCTCGG
This genomic interval carries:
- a CDS encoding homoserine O-acetyltransferase, translated to MKSVAVSTRFFTFADSPRKRFLLQNGRRLGPVTLAYETYGELSPRRDNAILLFHALSGSQHAAGFNPSVPGVAPLWRKENHAGWWNGFIGPGKALDTRQFFVVCANYLGGCYGSTGPRSLNPRTGKPYAGSFPEIGASDIVDSQIRLLDHLGIQTLQAAVGGSLGGMLALNLAVRYPSRARTIVVLASGMRVPVLQRILNLEQIYAIEEDPNFRGGDYYGGPLPRQGLTLARMISHKTLVSLDTLSRRAKREIPHPSRDIRRYRIGHRVESYMLHQGKTFVRRFDANTYLRIVSAWQHYDLAAAAGAKNASAAVRRCRGQRFLIFSIDTDVCFYPEEQALLAAELGKAAIPYQHITVHSSKGHDAFLLEPSLFTPHLSFALQGKW